A window of the Sandaracinaceae bacterium genome harbors these coding sequences:
- a CDS encoding polyprenol monophosphomannose synthase, with product MSAERVLIVTPTYNERENLARFLAGVFEVLPRAHVLVVDDASPDGTGDLAEELAADDERVQVLHRPGKLGLGTAYLDGFRWGLAEGFDVFFEMDTDLSHDPRYLPDFLDALADGADLVIGSRNVPGGGVEGWGLGRHVLSKGGSLYSRTWLGLPVQDLTSGYKAFRRAVLEKLALESVSSNGYSFQIELTYRAALAGCTVREVPIIFVDRRAGHSKMSRRIVAEAVLMVPALRLRALLGKL from the coding sequence ATGAGCGCAGAGCGCGTCCTGATCGTGACGCCCACCTACAACGAGCGCGAGAACCTGGCGCGCTTCTTGGCGGGGGTGTTCGAGGTCTTGCCGCGCGCGCACGTGTTGGTGGTGGACGACGCGTCCCCGGACGGTACCGGGGATCTGGCCGAGGAGCTGGCCGCAGACGACGAGCGCGTTCAGGTGCTGCATCGGCCCGGCAAGCTGGGCCTGGGCACCGCATACCTGGATGGGTTCCGCTGGGGGCTCGCCGAGGGCTTCGACGTGTTCTTCGAGATGGACACGGACCTCAGCCACGATCCGCGCTACCTGCCGGACTTCCTGGACGCGCTGGCCGATGGCGCGGATCTCGTCATCGGCAGCCGGAACGTGCCCGGCGGAGGCGTCGAGGGCTGGGGCCTGGGGCGCCACGTGCTCAGCAAGGGCGGCAGCCTCTACAGCCGCACCTGGCTGGGTCTGCCAGTGCAGGACCTCACCAGCGGGTACAAGGCGTTCCGGCGCGCCGTGCTGGAGAAGCTCGCGCTCGAGAGCGTCTCGAGCAATGGGTACTCGTTCCAGATCGAGCTGACCTACCGCGCGGCGCTGGCTGGCTGCACCGTGCGCGAGGTGCCGATCATCTTCGTCGACCGGCGCGCCGGGCACAGCAAGATGTCGCGGCGCATCGTGGCCGAGGCGGTGCTCATGGTCCCCGCGCTGCGCCTCCGCGCGCTGCTTGGCAAGCTGTAG
- a CDS encoding DUF4266 domain-containing protein: MRVVTAASLLGLVVWSNGCVVVPAYEREHLSHPTMQPTADALQARSERKLHQSREGASGGDAEAAGGGCGCSN, from the coding sequence ATGCGTGTGGTGACAGCGGCGTCCCTGCTTGGCCTGGTGGTCTGGTCGAACGGCTGTGTCGTGGTTCCGGCCTACGAGCGTGAGCACCTCAGCCACCCCACGATGCAGCCGACTGCGGACGCGCTCCAGGCGCGCTCCGAGCGCAAGCTGCACCAGTCGCGTGAGGGCGCGAGCGGGGGTGACGCCGAGGCCGCAGGGGGCGGGTGTGGCTGCTCGAACTGA
- a CDS encoding DUF3570 domain-containing protein, giving the protein MLLGLLAALASGASADDQPRDLTDAGATEAEAVALAALVDPPRFVLTEARLRMTYFNQQGRGFQSQADAAPGVPGRERLDVYQPVFSFGIDQGDDVHHTVVLPVDIVTSASADALDVISRASLVNEAVTLDVTTDWAATEDDGLSFRYGLHIEEPFRSGFLGAGYTRWLAQRNATISVNVQAIFDWFDPITPQGWDLGSTTRQTITTNVSGTQVLSPTTLGGVSYGLTYQTGTLAQTWNVVPVACADPSLCPPRAAELFPDSRLRHALSVWLAQRIPATGTTLRGHYRYYRDDFGLDAHTGRFEVFQDAGQHLRLRAHYRAHSQSAVSFWTTAVSPAAVDAFQPRTADSDLARFVAHEGGLGAVFLWPSRRDVRQGHFELELGYLVYGRSTGMRVHAGTLGWAFRR; this is encoded by the coding sequence GTGCTCCTCGGTCTCCTCGCCGCGCTCGCCTCGGGAGCGAGCGCGGACGATCAGCCCCGTGACCTGACCGATGCCGGAGCGACGGAGGCCGAGGCGGTGGCGCTGGCCGCGCTCGTCGACCCGCCGCGCTTCGTGCTCACCGAGGCGCGCCTGCGCATGACGTACTTCAACCAGCAGGGGCGCGGCTTTCAGTCGCAGGCAGACGCCGCCCCGGGGGTGCCTGGGCGCGAGCGCCTCGACGTCTACCAGCCCGTGTTCTCTTTCGGTATCGACCAGGGCGACGATGTCCACCATACGGTCGTGCTCCCCGTCGACATCGTCACCAGCGCCTCGGCCGACGCGCTGGACGTCATCTCCCGTGCGTCGCTGGTCAACGAGGCGGTCACGCTGGACGTCACGACGGACTGGGCGGCGACCGAGGACGACGGACTGAGCTTCCGTTACGGCCTGCACATCGAGGAGCCGTTCCGCTCGGGTTTTCTCGGCGCGGGCTACACGCGCTGGCTGGCGCAGCGCAACGCCACCATCTCGGTGAACGTCCAGGCGATCTTCGACTGGTTCGACCCGATCACGCCGCAAGGGTGGGACCTGGGCAGCACCACCCGCCAGACCATCACCACGAACGTGAGCGGCACGCAGGTGCTGTCGCCCACCACGCTGGGCGGCGTGAGCTACGGGCTCACGTATCAGACAGGTACGCTGGCGCAGACCTGGAACGTCGTGCCCGTCGCCTGCGCGGACCCGTCACTCTGTCCTCCGCGCGCTGCCGAGCTCTTCCCCGATTCCCGGCTGCGGCACGCGCTGAGCGTGTGGCTCGCGCAGCGCATCCCCGCCACGGGCACCACGTTGCGCGGGCACTACCGCTACTACCGTGACGACTTCGGGCTCGACGCGCACACAGGGCGCTTCGAGGTCTTTCAAGACGCGGGTCAGCACCTGCGTCTCCGCGCGCACTATCGCGCGCACTCCCAGAGCGCCGTGAGCTTCTGGACGACGGCGGTCTCGCCTGCTGCCGTGGACGCGTTCCAGCCACGCACCGCCGACTCCGACTTGGCGCGCTTCGTCGCGCACGAAGGGGGCCTCGGCGCGGTGTTCTTGTGGCCGTCGCGTCGTGACGTGCGCCAAGGACACTTCGAGCTCGAGCTGGGCTACCTCGTCTACGGGCGCAGCACGGGCATGCGCGTGCACGCGGGGACGCTGGGCTGGGCCTTCCGTCGATGA
- the tsaA gene encoding tRNA (N6-threonylcarbamoyladenosine(37)-N6)-methyltransferase TrmO: MSAPPSLTLTPIGVARTPFGERFDAPRQPRAALGFEGRIELYSGRNLEDAVSDLEEWTHIWVLFWFHRNASWRPKVTPPRSPTKRGVLSTRAPHRPNPLGLSVVRLERVEGLTVFVRDIDLLDETPVLDIKPYVPWADAIPDAGSGWLEPLGSDGRPVDPGPAWEVTFSEEAEAQLSFLEARGVMIRVPIVDRLSIGPQPHAYRRIRAIAGSDTAFVLAFKTWRLRFELDGRVVRVCRLCSGYPPAQRALADPEGKLDVHREYASVFGDPALE; encoded by the coding sequence ATGAGCGCGCCTCCGTCGCTCACCCTCACCCCCATCGGCGTCGCCCGCACCCCCTTCGGAGAGCGCTTCGACGCGCCGCGGCAGCCCCGCGCCGCGCTGGGCTTCGAGGGGCGCATCGAGCTGTACTCCGGGCGCAACCTCGAGGACGCGGTGAGCGATCTCGAGGAGTGGACGCACATCTGGGTGCTGTTCTGGTTTCACCGCAACGCGTCTTGGCGCCCCAAGGTCACCCCGCCGCGCAGCCCCACCAAGCGCGGCGTGTTGTCGACGCGCGCCCCGCATCGACCGAACCCCCTGGGCCTGAGCGTGGTGCGGCTCGAGCGCGTGGAGGGGCTCACGGTGTTCGTCCGCGACATCGACCTACTGGACGAGACGCCGGTGCTCGACATCAAGCCCTACGTGCCATGGGCCGACGCCATCCCCGACGCGGGCAGCGGCTGGCTCGAGCCCCTGGGCTCGGACGGACGCCCGGTGGACCCGGGGCCAGCGTGGGAGGTCACCTTCAGCGAGGAGGCCGAAGCGCAGCTGAGCTTCCTCGAGGCTCGCGGGGTGATGATCCGCGTGCCGATCGTGGACCGCCTCTCCATCGGGCCGCAGCCGCACGCCTACCGCCGCATCCGCGCCATCGCGGGCAGCGACACGGCCTTCGTGTTGGCGTTCAAGACGTGGCGGCTGCGCTTCGAGCTCGACGGACGGGTCGTGCGCGTGTGCCGCCTGTGCTCGGGTTACCCACCCGCGCAGCGGGCGCTGGCGGACCCGGAGGGCAAGCTGGACGTTCACCGGGAGTACGCGTCGGTGTTCGGCGACCCCGCGCTCGAGTAG
- a CDS encoding FliM/FliN family flagellar motor switch protein: MTSDTSTHVGSGGALLAQAWAPTWSGAARVRLGACLPGWDVGAVPAVAQRLSALCAARTEVQLRGATPLDAGTSHAHGYVVTLVARDKQTPCAWLELEGPLSRALVDLALGGTADASELALVQPLDRTREGVLLYLAASVLAVVPQDALAIANITRAEDMALPTRVACAVRVQLHGRAHGAHVSVALDALPLPTEALAAALTRGALPSWARDEPCELSITIAGGALPGEALHALQPGDLLIPAELWADSGAWRTAALCCDALGGPIARVVWDADDALLRIDTSARVADQCILRAEHFDAEPQAPGDLAAEVPFRIDAARVTMPLHELARWLRDERVPLTVDPDAPLTLYAAGRPVARGRLVRDGANVGLCVERVAATYSSAGSPNTDAYSR, from the coding sequence GTGACATCCGACACGAGCACACATGTCGGTTCGGGAGGAGCGCTGCTGGCGCAGGCCTGGGCGCCAACCTGGTCGGGCGCGGCGCGCGTGCGCCTGGGCGCGTGCCTGCCGGGCTGGGACGTCGGCGCTGTCCCCGCAGTGGCCCAGCGCCTGAGCGCGCTGTGCGCGGCGCGCACCGAGGTGCAGCTGCGGGGCGCCACGCCCCTCGACGCCGGGACCTCGCACGCCCACGGCTACGTGGTGACGTTGGTCGCCCGCGACAAGCAGACCCCGTGCGCCTGGCTCGAGCTGGAGGGTCCCCTGTCGCGAGCGCTGGTGGACCTCGCTCTCGGGGGCACTGCAGACGCCAGCGAGCTGGCGCTGGTGCAGCCTCTGGATCGAACGCGCGAGGGTGTGCTGCTGTACCTCGCTGCCAGCGTCCTCGCCGTGGTCCCCCAGGACGCCCTCGCCATCGCAAACATCACTCGCGCCGAAGACATGGCTCTGCCGACTCGCGTGGCCTGCGCCGTGCGCGTCCAGCTGCACGGTCGGGCGCATGGGGCGCACGTGAGCGTGGCCCTCGACGCACTGCCCCTCCCCACCGAGGCACTCGCTGCCGCGCTGACCCGAGGTGCGCTCCCCAGCTGGGCACGCGACGAACCCTGCGAGCTGTCCATCACCATCGCGGGCGGCGCGCTGCCTGGCGAGGCGCTGCACGCGCTTCAACCGGGCGATCTCCTCATCCCGGCGGAGCTGTGGGCCGACAGCGGCGCATGGCGTACCGCCGCGCTGTGCTGCGACGCATTGGGGGGTCCCATCGCGCGCGTGGTGTGGGACGCGGACGACGCCCTGCTGCGCATCGACACGAGCGCGCGTGTCGCCGACCAGTGCATCCTGCGCGCCGAGCACTTCGATGCCGAGCCGCAGGCGCCAGGTGATCTGGCCGCGGAGGTGCCGTTCCGGATCGACGCGGCGCGCGTCACCATGCCCCTGCACGAGCTGGCGCGCTGGCTGCGTGACGAGCGCGTCCCGCTGACGGTAGACCCCGACGCGCCCCTGACGCTGTACGCCGCCGGTCGCCCCGTCGCGCGCGGGCGGCTGGTGCGCGACGGGGCGAACGTCGGGCTCTGTGTGGAGCGCGTGGCGGCCACCTACTCGAGCGCGGGGTCGCCGAACACCGACGCGTACTCCCGGTGA
- a CDS encoding COX15/CtaA family protein — translation MSDVTATRLERWAQGLLAYSLFVVLWGAYVRASFSGDGCGDHWPLCHGVVLPNEPSTKTLIELTHRVTSGLALVGAMLLPWLAKRHAPPGTPVQRATRLVLLFMVTEALVGGAIVLLRKVANDLSVARGYWMAAHLVNTFLLLAALVASVYFARPERAVPRTEGRVASRWPFALGLLLMLLTGTTGAVTALGDTLFPAESFQASFAQEFQPGAHPFLRLRVFHPIAALLTAGWLAYVAGTRLEDLGQRGAARTVLALALLQVGLGFVNMLLLAPVWMQLVHLAVADALFMAFVWLALAARGAS, via the coding sequence ATGAGCGATGTCACCGCGACGCGCCTCGAGCGCTGGGCCCAGGGCTTGCTGGCCTACAGCCTGTTCGTCGTGCTCTGGGGTGCCTACGTGCGCGCGAGCTTCAGCGGGGACGGCTGCGGTGATCACTGGCCGCTGTGCCACGGCGTGGTGCTGCCGAACGAACCCAGCACCAAGACGCTGATCGAGCTGACCCACCGCGTGACGTCGGGGCTCGCGCTGGTGGGGGCGATGCTGCTCCCGTGGCTGGCCAAGCGCCACGCCCCGCCCGGGACGCCTGTGCAGCGGGCGACGCGGTTGGTGCTCTTGTTCATGGTCACCGAGGCCCTGGTAGGTGGCGCCATCGTCCTGCTGCGCAAGGTGGCCAACGACCTGAGCGTCGCGCGCGGGTACTGGATGGCGGCGCACCTGGTGAACACCTTCCTGCTGCTCGCCGCGCTGGTGGCGTCGGTGTACTTCGCGCGCCCCGAGCGCGCCGTCCCGCGCACAGAGGGGCGGGTCGCGTCGCGCTGGCCGTTCGCCCTGGGGCTGCTGTTGATGCTGCTCACGGGCACCACCGGCGCCGTGACCGCCCTCGGCGACACACTGTTTCCGGCCGAGAGCTTCCAGGCGTCGTTCGCACAGGAGTTCCAGCCCGGCGCGCACCCCTTCCTGCGTCTGCGCGTGTTCCACCCCATCGCTGCGCTGCTCACCGCGGGTTGGCTCGCGTACGTGGCCGGCACGCGGCTGGAGGACCTGGGGCAGCGCGGCGCGGCTCGCACGGTGCTCGCTCTGGCCTTGCTGCAAGTCGGGCTCGGCTTCGTGAACATGCTGCTGCTGGCTCCCGTGTGGATGCAGCTCGTGCACCTGGCGGTGGCGGACGCGCTCTTCATGGCCTTCGTGTGGCTGGCCCTCGCCGCGCGGGGAGCAAGCTGA
- a CDS encoding serine/threonine protein kinase translates to MGSVYKAEQPDMNRHVAVKILHPRYLSRPDLVSRFRREARAMSHLSHPNTARVFLYGQLDDGACYFVMEYLEGRNLAQTVRAEGPMEPMRAIHIMRQVCAALDEAHRAGIIHRDLKPENIFLTTQGGIPDFPKVLDFGLAKVTEKQMRPGSMILTREGMVFGTPEFMSPEQAQGKTLEPNSDVYSLGIILYELLTGKLPFDAKQPLEFIQLHVNARPIPLTERVPGMTFPPGLEAVVMKTMEKRPEDRYSTAQEFADALDRVANPQSSNPDVVPHGEAWSSGAGIMPHAGEVPQPPANHVPWVVLGVGITLALLGVAALVFTALR, encoded by the coding sequence ATGGGCTCGGTGTACAAGGCCGAGCAGCCGGACATGAACCGTCATGTGGCGGTGAAGATCCTCCACCCGCGGTATCTTTCCCGGCCAGACCTCGTGTCGCGCTTTCGCCGCGAGGCGCGCGCGATGAGCCACCTCTCGCACCCCAACACGGCGCGTGTGTTCCTGTACGGGCAGCTCGACGACGGCGCGTGCTACTTCGTCATGGAGTACCTCGAGGGGCGCAACCTGGCACAGACGGTGCGCGCCGAGGGTCCGATGGAGCCCATGCGCGCCATCCACATCATGCGCCAGGTGTGCGCGGCGCTGGACGAGGCGCACCGCGCGGGCATCATCCACCGCGACCTCAAGCCCGAGAACATCTTCCTCACCACGCAGGGTGGCATCCCGGACTTCCCCAAGGTGCTGGACTTCGGCTTGGCGAAGGTGACCGAGAAGCAGATGCGACCGGGCTCGATGATCCTCACGCGCGAGGGCATGGTCTTCGGCACGCCCGAGTTCATGAGCCCCGAGCAGGCGCAGGGGAAGACCCTCGAGCCCAACTCCGACGTCTACTCGCTCGGCATCATCCTGTACGAGCTGCTCACCGGGAAGCTGCCGTTCGACGCGAAGCAGCCCCTCGAGTTCATCCAGCTGCACGTGAACGCGCGCCCCATCCCGCTCACCGAGCGCGTGCCCGGCATGACCTTCCCGCCGGGGCTCGAGGCGGTGGTCATGAAGACCATGGAGAAGCGCCCCGAGGACCGCTACAGCACGGCCCAGGAGTTCGCCGACGCGCTCGACCGCGTGGCCAACCCGCAGTCCTCCAACCCGGACGTCGTGCCGCACGGCGAGGCCTGGTCGTCGGGGGCGGGCATCATGCCGCACGCTGGGGAGGTGCCGCAGCCGCCCGCCAACCACGTGCCGTGGGTGGTGCTGGGGGTGGGCATCACGCTCGCGTTGCTCGGCGTGGCAGCGCTCGTGTTCACCGCGCTTCGGTAG
- the gor gene encoding glutathione-disulfide reductase yields MSMYDFDLYVIGAGSGGVRAARLSAAMGARVGVCEEQYMGGTCVNVGCVPKKLFVYASEFGAAFRDASGFGYTVPTLSFDWPTLVRNKDAEIARLNGIYESLLTGPGATIHRGRGRIVDAHTVEVGGERYTAETILIATGGRPTRPNIPGAELGLTSEEVFTMPTLPGRALVVGGGYIGLEFASIFRGLGVDVTLVHRGPHVLTPFDDDVRAHVEAQLRARGIDVRLGVQVECVERASDGLRVSLGDGSQLSVDLVLFATGRTPNTHDLGLENVGVVVGERGEIVVDEDLRTHVPSILAVGDVIDRHQLTPVALAEGTAIAKSLFGGQQVRPDYHLVPTAVFTQPPVAAVGLTETQARAEHGDDVLVFRSSFRPMKAILAGSSDRALMKLVVQRSTDRVLGCHVVAPDAGEIVQGFAVALRCGATKAQLDATIGIHPTAAEELVTMRTPVG; encoded by the coding sequence ATGTCCATGTACGACTTCGATCTCTACGTCATCGGTGCAGGCTCGGGCGGGGTGCGCGCCGCGCGCTTGTCGGCGGCGATGGGCGCCCGCGTCGGCGTATGCGAGGAGCAGTACATGGGCGGGACGTGTGTCAACGTGGGCTGCGTCCCGAAAAAGCTCTTCGTCTACGCCAGCGAGTTCGGCGCCGCGTTTCGCGACGCCTCGGGCTTCGGCTACACCGTGCCCACGCTGTCGTTCGACTGGCCGACGCTGGTACGCAACAAGGACGCCGAGATCGCGCGGCTCAACGGCATCTACGAGTCGCTGCTGACAGGGCCGGGCGCGACCATCCACCGCGGCCGCGGGCGCATCGTCGACGCACACACGGTGGAGGTCGGGGGCGAGCGCTACACCGCCGAGACCATCCTGATTGCGACTGGGGGACGGCCGACCAGGCCGAACATCCCGGGCGCTGAGCTGGGCCTCACCTCCGAGGAGGTGTTCACGATGCCGACGCTTCCGGGGCGCGCCCTGGTGGTGGGCGGGGGCTACATCGGCCTCGAGTTCGCGTCCATCTTCCGCGGGCTGGGTGTGGACGTGACGCTCGTGCACCGCGGCCCGCACGTGCTCACCCCCTTCGACGACGACGTCCGCGCGCACGTCGAGGCGCAGCTGCGCGCCCGCGGCATCGACGTTCGCCTGGGCGTTCAGGTGGAGTGCGTGGAGCGCGCGTCGGATGGGCTCCGCGTTTCGCTGGGCGACGGTTCGCAGCTCTCGGTGGACCTCGTGCTGTTCGCGACCGGACGCACCCCCAACACGCACGACCTCGGCCTCGAGAACGTCGGCGTCGTGGTGGGGGAGCGGGGCGAGATCGTCGTGGACGAGGACCTCCGCACCCACGTGCCCTCCATCCTCGCCGTGGGCGACGTCATCGACCGGCACCAGCTCACGCCCGTCGCGCTGGCCGAGGGCACCGCCATCGCCAAGTCGTTGTTCGGAGGGCAGCAAGTCCGCCCCGACTACCACCTGGTTCCCACCGCAGTGTTCACGCAGCCGCCCGTCGCGGCGGTAGGGCTGACCGAGACCCAGGCCCGCGCCGAACACGGCGACGACGTGCTCGTGTTCCGCTCCAGTTTCCGCCCGATGAAGGCCATCCTCGCAGGCAGCTCCGACCGCGCGCTCATGAAGCTCGTCGTCCAGCGCTCGACGGACCGCGTGCTCGGGTGCCACGTCGTCGCTCCGGACGCAGGCGAGATCGTCCAAGGCTTCGCCGTCGCGCTGCGCTGCGGCGCGACCAAGGCCCAGCTGGACGCGACCATTGGCATCCACCCGACCGCCGCGGAGGAGCTCGTCACGATGCGCACGCCGGTCGGCTGA
- a CDS encoding AgmX/PglI C-terminal domain-containing protein — protein MALCCAALLATGCAGGGSPPETTPRETTADRAERPRTDDHDAPTETPEPSPRQLSAAATFADLVAAVRALDGLAQSESAAGCLLRGGELAPFVLEADLASAVHPIPDAPAELGSRLDDPRETAVVLTRWAQHGASSGLALVGLNTTPPPAAGHLAVVVLAREGAHLRRTDTGVAPRHAGPFPVDRLHEHLPVVAEGAAAVVVTAEGRVPLSTLRLALGQVPGSATVVLAVALEAGVRLPSPPAADPSTHGLCAAGALPPPPADQRLGTLGADAIRARLDSMSEGAMRCFEFARGDAARGGRIRVLTRIGPQGRVTEACAATDELGDPTLRTCVLSVVRGVVFPAPTEGDFVDVALPIRLRPDTSTLQRPLCDG, from the coding sequence TTGGCGCTCTGCTGTGCGGCGCTGCTGGCGACAGGCTGTGCCGGCGGTGGGTCTCCGCCCGAGACGACGCCCCGAGAGACCACGGCGGACCGCGCCGAGCGCCCGCGCACCGACGACCATGACGCGCCCACCGAGACGCCCGAGCCCAGCCCACGCCAGTTGAGCGCGGCCGCCACCTTCGCAGACCTCGTCGCCGCCGTGCGCGCCCTGGACGGGCTGGCCCAGAGCGAGAGCGCGGCCGGCTGCCTGTTGCGCGGCGGGGAGCTCGCGCCGTTCGTCTTGGAGGCGGACTTGGCGAGCGCGGTACACCCCATCCCAGATGCGCCCGCCGAGCTCGGGAGCCGGCTGGACGATCCACGGGAGACTGCGGTCGTCCTGACGCGCTGGGCACAACACGGCGCGAGCAGCGGCCTGGCCCTGGTGGGACTCAACACCACACCGCCACCCGCTGCGGGTCACTTGGCGGTGGTGGTGCTCGCGCGGGAGGGGGCCCACCTGCGCCGCACCGACACGGGCGTCGCCCCTCGACACGCGGGACCCTTCCCCGTCGACCGGCTGCATGAGCATCTTCCCGTCGTGGCCGAAGGGGCGGCGGCGGTGGTGGTCACGGCCGAGGGGCGCGTGCCCCTCAGCACGCTGCGCCTGGCGCTCGGCCAGGTCCCCGGGAGCGCGACCGTGGTGCTGGCCGTCGCGCTCGAGGCGGGGGTGCGGCTGCCCTCGCCTCCGGCCGCGGACCCGAGCACACACGGTCTCTGTGCTGCGGGTGCGCTCCCGCCTCCACCGGCCGACCAGCGCCTCGGCACCCTCGGCGCAGACGCCATCCGCGCACGCCTGGACAGCATGAGCGAGGGAGCCATGCGCTGCTTCGAGTTCGCGCGTGGCGACGCCGCTCGCGGGGGACGCATCCGAGTGCTCACGCGCATCGGCCCACAGGGTCGTGTCACGGAGGCGTGCGCTGCGACCGACGAGCTGGGTGACCCCACCCTCCGCACGTGTGTCCTGAGCGTGGTCCGCGGGGTGGTGTTCCCGGCCCCCACCGAGGGCGATTTCGTCGACGTGGCCCTCCCCATCCGCCTCCGACCGGACACGAGCACGCTGCAGCGACCCTTGTGCGATGGGTGA
- a CDS encoding YihA family ribosome biogenesis GTP-binding protein has product MQILDARFVAGATSYAQLPAPAFAEIAFAGRSNVGKSSLINSLVERKKLVRTSGTPGCTRAINIFRLSLGGGAEFDLVDLPGYGFAKRSKGEKRSWGVLIEDFLSQRPGLRAVVIIVDVRRGVEEEDAQLLEFLDHVGVRAVLVATKLDKLPASQRKLALKAVQSAAPARVFGYSSETGEGRERLWSALLREAAIALPEQAQPA; this is encoded by the coding sequence GTGCAGATCCTCGACGCTCGATTCGTAGCAGGCGCCACGAGCTACGCGCAGCTCCCTGCCCCCGCGTTCGCCGAGATCGCGTTCGCAGGGCGCTCGAACGTGGGCAAGTCGAGCCTGATCAACAGCCTGGTCGAGCGGAAGAAGCTCGTGCGCACCAGCGGCACCCCGGGCTGCACGCGCGCCATCAACATCTTTCGGCTGTCCCTCGGTGGCGGAGCCGAATTCGATCTGGTGGACCTCCCCGGCTACGGCTTCGCCAAACGGAGCAAGGGCGAGAAGCGCAGCTGGGGCGTGCTCATCGAGGACTTCCTCAGTCAGCGGCCCGGGCTGCGCGCCGTGGTGATCATCGTGGACGTGCGCCGCGGTGTCGAAGAGGAGGACGCGCAGCTGCTCGAATTCCTGGACCACGTCGGTGTGCGGGCCGTGCTGGTGGCCACCAAGCTCGACAAGCTCCCCGCCAGCCAACGCAAGCTGGCGCTCAAGGCCGTGCAGAGCGCCGCGCCCGCGCGCGTGTTCGGGTATAGCTCGGAGACGGGCGAGGGCCGCGAGCGGCTGTGGAGCGCGCTCCTGCGCGAGGCAGCCATCGCGCTTCCAGAACAGGCGCAACCGGCGTGA